A window of the Virgibacillus pantothenticus genome harbors these coding sequences:
- the abc-f gene encoding ribosomal protection-like ABC-F family protein, which translates to MITASLQQVTQTIGANLIFENITSEVKQGERIGLIGRNGTGKSTLLQLLARKSEPAKGIITWKKNTSVGLLLQNPVIEEESTVEAVLAAVFTELNRIKTEMEHIENLMGKETSPEQLTKLIQTYGDMQERFQKNGGYEIDARVRRVMSGLQIEELATKLWNHLSGGERTKVGLAQLLLQAPDLLLLDEPTNHLDFKAIEWLTEFIRHYKGTIVIVSHDRYFLDDTVTKIWELDQRELITYATNYTNYVKEREERLLQEFQQYQDQQKKIKKMKETIKRLKEWANQANPPNDGLHRRAKSMEKALEKITRLKRPVLEHKRIRVDFKMQERSGKEVVKLKGVSKKIQGKGLFQDVDMLVRFQERVAIIGENGAGKSTLLQLIVRRLEADEGNVQLGSNLSIGFLSQHMLEMEDDRTVIDEFREQVPVEEGKARAILARFLFYGSSVFQQTRQLSGGEKTRLRLAQLMYQDHNVLILDEPTNHLDIESKEALEEALEQFAGTIIAVSHDRYFLDRLFPVTYLLQNQKIMRFEGNYSYVRKRWLEK; encoded by the coding sequence ATGATTACTGCAAGTCTACAGCAAGTCACCCAAACAATAGGTGCTAACCTGATTTTTGAAAATATAACCTCAGAAGTGAAGCAAGGAGAGCGGATCGGTTTAATTGGGAGAAACGGTACAGGAAAATCGACCTTATTACAGTTACTTGCGAGAAAATCCGAACCAGCTAAAGGGATAATAACATGGAAGAAAAATACTTCTGTCGGATTGCTGCTGCAAAACCCGGTAATAGAAGAAGAATCAACAGTCGAAGCGGTATTAGCAGCAGTTTTTACGGAGTTAAACCGTATAAAAACTGAAATGGAACACATTGAAAACTTAATGGGGAAGGAAACGAGCCCCGAACAACTAACAAAACTGATTCAAACGTATGGAGATATGCAAGAGCGTTTTCAAAAAAATGGCGGTTATGAAATAGATGCACGTGTGCGACGCGTGATGAGCGGTTTGCAAATCGAAGAACTTGCAACGAAACTGTGGAATCATTTAAGTGGTGGCGAACGAACAAAAGTAGGTTTAGCGCAATTATTATTACAAGCTCCAGACTTACTTTTGCTGGATGAACCTACTAACCATCTTGATTTTAAAGCAATAGAATGGTTGACGGAGTTTATCCGTCATTACAAAGGAACAATTGTGATCGTTTCGCACGACCGTTACTTTTTGGATGACACCGTCACAAAGATCTGGGAATTGGACCAACGTGAATTGATCACCTATGCTACCAATTATACCAATTATGTGAAGGAACGGGAGGAACGATTGCTGCAAGAATTTCAGCAATATCAGGATCAACAAAAGAAAATAAAGAAAATGAAAGAAACAATTAAGCGATTAAAAGAGTGGGCCAATCAAGCAAATCCTCCAAATGATGGGCTACACCGTAGAGCCAAGAGCATGGAGAAAGCGTTGGAGAAAATTACCCGCTTAAAGCGGCCGGTACTAGAACATAAACGTATCCGGGTAGATTTTAAAATGCAAGAGCGAAGTGGAAAAGAAGTGGTTAAGCTCAAAGGTGTATCAAAAAAGATTCAGGGCAAAGGACTCTTTCAGGACGTTGATATGCTTGTGCGCTTTCAGGAGCGAGTAGCGATTATTGGTGAAAACGGAGCGGGAAAATCAACATTGCTACAGTTAATAGTAAGAAGATTAGAAGCAGACGAAGGAAATGTACAATTAGGTAGTAATCTATCCATTGGGTTCTTATCACAACATATGTTGGAAATGGAAGATGATCGAACGGTAATCGATGAATTCCGTGAACAAGTACCTGTGGAAGAAGGGAAAGCGAGAGCCATTTTAGCCCGATTTTTATTTTATGGATCAAGTGTATTCCAGCAAACCAGACAACTAAGCGGTGGGGAAAAAACACGCTTGCGGCTAGCACAATTGATGTACCAAGATCATAATGTCCTTATTTTAGATGAACCAACAAACCATCTTGATATTGAATCCAAAGAAGCATTAGAAGAAGCATTGGAACAATTTGCAGGAACCATCATCGCTGTTTCTCATGATCGCTATTTTTTAGACCGACTCTTTCCAGTAACTTATTTGCTTCAAAATCAAAAAATAATGCGATTTGAAGGAAACTACAGTTATGTACGGAAGCGTTGGTTGGAAAAATAG